The Ramlibacter sp. PS4R-6 nucleotide sequence TGCCCGTCCTCGGCGAGGGTGCGCCCGTGCTCGTCGACTGGCTGCCGTGGAACCACACCTTCGGCGGCAACCACAACTTCGGCCTGACTCTCTACCACGGCGGCACGCTCTACATCGACGACGGCAAGCCCACGCCGGCGGCCATCGCCGAGACGCTGCGCAACCTGCGCGAGATCGCGCCCACCGTCTACTTCAACGTGCCCACGGGCTTCGAAGCGATCGCGCATGCGATGAAGGCCGACGACGTGCTGCGCCGGAACCTGCTGTCGCGCGTGCGGATGTTCTTCTACGCCGGCGCGGCGCTCGCGCAGCCGGTGTGGGACCTGCTGCACGAGGTGCAGGAGGCCGAGGTCGGCGAACGCATCGTCATGGGCACCGGACTGGGCATGACGGAGTCGTCGCCCTTCGCCATCTTCATCACCAGCCCCGAAGTGAAGTCCGGCTACCTGGGCCTGCCCTCCGCCGGCATGGAGCTCAAGCTGGTCCCCATCGACGGCAAGATGGAGGTGCGCTACAAGGGCCCGAACATCACGCCGGGCTACTGGCGCGCCCCGCAGGAGACGGCGGAGAACTTCGACGAGGAAGGTTTCTTCAAGACCGGCGACGCCGTGCTGTGGATCGACCCGCAGGACCCGCACAAGGGCCTGAAGTTCGACGGCCGCATCGCCGAGGATTTCAAGCTGGCCACCGGAACGTTCGTCTCCGTCGGCCCGCTGCGCGCGAAGATCATCGCCGCAGGCGCGCCCTACGTGCAGGACGCGGTCATCACCGGCTTGAACCGCAACGAAGTCGGCGCGCTGGTGTTCCCGACGGCGAAGCTCAAGCAGCTCTCCGACGACGAAGTCCGCGCGCATTTCCAGCAGGTGCTGGACACGCTCGCCGCGTCGGCGACGGGCAGCGCCAACCGTGTCGCGCGCCTGCACGTCCTCGCCGACCCGCCGTCCATCGACAAGGGCGAGGTCACCGACAAGGGTTCGATCAACCAGCGCGCCGTGCTCAAGCACCGCGACGCGCTGGTGCAGGCTTTCCACGACGACCAACTGCCCTTCACGCTGAAACCCACCTCGAGGAGACAACCATGAGCACACGCCGGGACTTCATCCTGCAATCGGCCGCATTCACCGGTCTCGCCGCCGCGGGCATCCCCGCCGGCGCACAGACCATGGACCTGGCCAAGATCCTCTGCGGGTTCCCGCCCGGCGGGACCAGCGACGCGATGTCGCGCCGCATCGCCGACAAATTGCGCGGCAACTACGCGACCAACGTCGTCGTCGAGAACAAGCCGGGCGCGGGCGGGCAGATCGCCGTGACCACGCTCAAGGAGAGCCCCGCCGACGGCACCGTGCTGCTGCTCACGCCGTCGTCGATGCTGTCGCTCTACCCGTTCGTCTACAAGTCGCTCCCGTACAAGCCGCAGGAGGACGTGCAGCCCGTCTCGCTGGCGTGCTACTTCGACCACGCGCTGGGCGTCGGCCCGGGCGTGCCGGAGTCGGTGAAGACCGTCAAGGACTTCATCGCGTGGGCCAAGGCCAACCCGGAGAAGGCCAATTACGGCTCGCCCGGCGCGGGCTCGATGCCGCACCTGGTCGGCGCCATGCTGTCGCGCGAAGTGGGCGTGGAGCTGAAGCACGTGCCCTACCGCGGCTCCGCGCCCGGCATCCAGGACCTGCTGGGGGGCCAGATCTCGGCGATGTCGTCACCGGTGGGCGACTACCTGCCGCACGTCAAGGGCGGCAAGCTGCGCGTGCTCGCCGTGTCGGGCCCGCAGCGCAGCAGCTTCCTGCCCGACGTGCCGACGTACGGCCAGCAGGGCTACGGCATCTCGGTGCGCGAGTGGTACGGCGTGTTCCTGCCGGGCAAGGCCGCGCCGGCCGTCGTGCAGCGCGCGGCCGCCGCCTTGCAGCCCGCGCTGGCGCAGCAGGACGTCGTGTCCAGCGGCGCCGCGCTGGGCATGGAGGTGCAGTCGTCCACGCCGCAGAAGCTGGGCGACCTGCTGCGCGCGGACGTCAACGACTGGGGCAAGTACACCAAGCAGATCGGCTTCACGCCGGAATCGTGATCACAGGAGCTGAAGACAACATGGCCACTCGCAGAAGTTT carries:
- a CDS encoding feruloyl-CoA synthase, translated to MSLPRYRPMDFGITRCVLREGAGGAVYVRAEQELKPHPQRITDRLVHWAKTDPHRIFMARRRRNADGTAGDWQKVTYGEALAKARRIGQALLDRGLSAERPVAILSENSLEHALLALGCLYAGVPFCPVSPAYSTVSQDYDKLRHVVNTLTPGLVFATDEARYAKAVRAAVPSGTEVVYGQPPENEPTPAVDAAMAATGPQTITKFLFTSGSTKLPKAVINTHGMWCANQQQMLQSMPVLGEGAPVLVDWLPWNHTFGGNHNFGLTLYHGGTLYIDDGKPTPAAIAETLRNLREIAPTVYFNVPTGFEAIAHAMKADDVLRRNLLSRVRMFFYAGAALAQPVWDLLHEVQEAEVGERIVMGTGLGMTESSPFAIFITSPEVKSGYLGLPSAGMELKLVPIDGKMEVRYKGPNITPGYWRAPQETAENFDEEGFFKTGDAVLWIDPQDPHKGLKFDGRIAEDFKLATGTFVSVGPLRAKIIAAGAPYVQDAVITGLNRNEVGALVFPTAKLKQLSDDEVRAHFQQVLDTLAASATGSANRVARLHVLADPPSIDKGEVTDKGSINQRAVLKHRDALVQAFHDDQLPFTLKPTSRRQP
- a CDS encoding Bug family tripartite tricarboxylate transporter substrate binding protein gives rise to the protein MSTRRDFILQSAAFTGLAAAGIPAGAQTMDLAKILCGFPPGGTSDAMSRRIADKLRGNYATNVVVENKPGAGGQIAVTTLKESPADGTVLLLTPSSMLSLYPFVYKSLPYKPQEDVQPVSLACYFDHALGVGPGVPESVKTVKDFIAWAKANPEKANYGSPGAGSMPHLVGAMLSREVGVELKHVPYRGSAPGIQDLLGGQISAMSSPVGDYLPHVKGGKLRVLAVSGPQRSSFLPDVPTYGQQGYGISVREWYGVFLPGKAAPAVVQRAAAALQPALAQQDVVSSGAALGMEVQSSTPQKLGDLLRADVNDWGKYTKQIGFTPES